The sequence CTGTAAGTCCAgcattcatatttttttagtGTATGAAGTGGCATATCCAACAGAATTTGATACGGCATTGATTCATGCTGTTCTTGAGCCTGTGGACAACAATGATGTGTGTTCCAACCCACTAAAGTCTAATTTCACCAGCCACTGACACATAAAAATGTAGTAGAAACAGAAATTGCAATAGAATCTTCATCTCTTTCCACGCAGTTTCATTTGACCTAAAGGGAGAGTTTTacctttttctgtcatttattgtGAGGCAGAAGTATTGCACTGAAAAATTATTCAAATAATAGTTGAAATTGCAAACAACCAAGAGCCACAAAATACCATCATAAATAGAGTATCGTGGTGCTACAAAGATGTCTCAGCTTACAAATCATATTCTCCAAATATACGGGAATGGTCATGCTGAGATTAGATCACAGAAATATTTGTATACTTTTGTGAGTCATTTCAGTAGAAATTAAATGGCAAACTATTAAAATTACTGCTcaaatgtaaatgtaagcatattgtgactttttgttcattgttagcTCTTAAGGTTTAGTAAatcttctgtttctgtttgtctGCAGGAGGTTCATGGTGTGCTTTCTGAGTTCATCTGCCTCAACCCACGGGCCTGGGGCCCCGTTGGTGTCAGCCTGGGCAGTAGACTTACTTGGGCCAGCTGAGCAGCAAGCATGCTGGGCGCAGAGTAGCCCCTCACTCCTCAAGTCTGAATGAGTTACTCCAGCTCTGATGTTCCTGTGCAGCCACGCGGTCCCTCATGGACGGCCTACTCCCAGTGCTTGGCTGCCCATGCTGGCCTGGTGTCCTGATGCCTGTGTGGATGCCTTGTTGGACACCTCAGTTCAACACTCTCCCCATTTTGATTGGGTGGTGGCTCACATTGGCTCTGCCTTCCCAGGGACAATTATCAGCAGAGTCTTGGCCTGTGGACTCAAAGATTTCTGCTCTCATGGTGCCCAAGACCAAGGGCTGGTGGTGATGGGAGTAGATATAGGCAGCAGAGTGCCTAAGATTGGCTCTGTGGTGGGAATTCTTGGTCACCTTGCAGCACACCATTCAGATAGTATTCGGAAAGAACTGCTGAGAATGTTCCAGGAAAGTCTGACCCCATCAAGTCCTCTGTCTCCAACATCATCGTCCACCTCCTGGGAGACGTCCCCTCAGCTCCGCAGAGCTGCAGTACCATTTCTTCTCCAACTGGCTGCCATGTCTCCTAACCTCTTTGGCGCTGTATCTGCAGAGCTGGTGGAGCTTCTTCGTCCACCGGTCCTGCTCCAGCTCCAGGGCATACTGCAGGGTCTTCCCAGGGAGGAACTGGATAACATGCTGGGGCTAGCTGTCCATCTTATTAGTCAGAGCCCAACAGGTGGGGCCCGGATCCTTCGCTTTCTGGCAGATACAGCAACGCCAGCCTCTGTTATCATCTCTGGCCCGACACCCTCCCCACATGAAGGAGTTAGAGAGGGATGTGACCGCCTGCTTCAGATGCTGCTTCTCCATCTCCATAAACTGGTCTTCAACCGCTCAGATGGAGCAGAAGGCAACCCCACCACTCAGCTTCCTCCCAGGCCCAAAGGGTCATCCCCTTCTTAGAGGAGCTTCAGATCTCATGTAGGGGAGCTTTGTGCTGAGACGCTGCGACTGGAGAGAAAGCGTCATCTCTGGCTGCACCAGTTGCTGTGCTTGCTATCGGTGTATGGGGGCCCCAGTGTGGCTACAGAGGCCCTGTGCCAGCTTCTTACCCAGGCCCCGAAACCCAGAGGAGCTGGCTTTTAGCGTGGCAGCTCCATACTACGCTCTCCTCTTGCATGTAGGTCTCATTCCCAGCTGCAGTAGCCCGCTCTGTAGCCCAGATCCATACGCATTACCCTGGGCCCCCGGCAGCTGAGGCAGCTGCTGCTCAACCTGGCTGCAAGCAATTCAGAGCCAGGATGAGGAGAGAAAAGGAAGCAGCAGGACCCCCAGTCTCCTCCATGGCAAGTCCAGGTGGGCTCTGGCAGTCTCAGGGACACCTCCATGATTTTGGCCCCTCCTTCTCCATGGTGACCCGGCTGTATCTCATGCAGCCGTGCGCCTCTTGTCCTGTAGCCCCCTCCCTCGCACCTCATCACCAGCCCACTTGCTCCTGCTGTCACGTGCTTGCTGTCACTCATTTCTTTTTGGCACTGCGCAGGCGAGGAGAAGGAGGGAAAGTAGGGAGGGACATGCGGACAGGCGAGTGAGGCGGTGAATTGTTCAGTCCTGCTTCTGTCCCGTTCGCAGCCTACTCTCCCCTTACTCTCAAGGCAGTACTTCAGCAGCTGGTATGAGGGCGCTTTACATAAAGGCAATGCTGACCTGTTTGGAGGGCAGATTGCAGACATGTCCGGTGCTCCTGTGGTTTCCCCATCTGTGTCCCCTGACCTCGGAGCCTCACTGCTGGACATCAACTGTCGGTTTGGTACCACAGTCAATTTTTCTGGGAGTGTATGGTCCGTGTTTCATGCTGGGGTTATCGGCAAGGGGCTAAAGGTTCGCACTTCCATCTCATTGCCTGACCCATCTGGAGTCATACAGGTAAGTGATACATTATTAAGTTACCACAGGATCAGTTAACATGTGAATTCAGACTGTTACAGTCAAAGATAACTTCCTATTGTGGTAACCATGTTTTCAGATTTACAAAGCCCATCTTCAGCAGTCCTTTTCTGTCAGTTGTCTCGtgcattttcacacaaaaatgctAAATGTAGTTTGAATATAGAactgtatgtgtatttatttcaCAAATGTGTAAAGTTACATTTTACAGCTTGAAATCTAAAAGAAAAATTGGAGTAATATTATTAGAAATGGTGCTATTATTTCACCCTCAAAGTCAGTCATTCCAGTTCAGAGAGCCAATCATTAACCAGAGCCACATTACACCAATGAAAAGGCCACAGCCATTTGATAAAAGCACAGTTGAATTTGCATGGTTGTGGTTTGACTGCACTGGAAAAGTCTTGAAATGCCAACATCTCATCATCATGGCCTTTTTCTGTAGAACATCCAGACTCTGGTGACTGTTGTCGTCCAGTGCTGCAGCTCGTCTGGTCTCAATGGTTCTATCAACGGCTCCCCGGCCTCCATCTGACCCTGACGAGCCACCACCCATCAATGCAGAAGCTGCTAAAGTGGTTTGCAGTCACACTAGTGGAAAATGTTTGTCCAGATGTGGGCCAACAGTGAGCTGTCCTTGCCCCCAGAAGAGCATGCCCGCACCACAGTAGAGCGGACATTCACATACGGACGTTGCTTTGAGGCCCATCCTGTTCTCTTCCCTCTGCTTCAGGTGGTGGCAGCTGGACGCCCAGCTCTCTGCTACTGCTCTGCTGTGCTCAGAGGTCTCCTGGCCATCTGCTAGCACACTGGGAGGCATCCCGTGAAGTTTCATCCACAGACTCCCCGTGGCACCTTCAGGCTTCCTGCCTCTTGGTATCCTGCATGGGAGAGGGTCAGCTCCTTCCTCCTGTTCTGGCTAATGTCCATGAAGCCTTCCCCTCCCTCACACCTTTTTGAAGTGAGGCTGCTTCTCCTTGCTGTGTGGGGAGTATGTGAGGGGCAACGGGCCCATGCCCCAGAAGTTTGTCTTCAGCTCTGAAAAAGGTGGTCTCTTTTGCAGGGATTTCTCACGGGATGGTGATGTGGCAAGATATGTGGCACCAATTCACAGCGTCCTACATAAAAACATTGATCGATTGGGACACTTGTGCTGGCGGTTCCAGCTTTGAGATAAATGAACTGTGAAGAGCAGTTAACAGTGAATAAAGACTGAACATAAAATTTAAGCAATACTGTGTTTGCCTCAGAATTGGAATGCCAATAGTTGGCATCTCTGGTACTTTAATGGTATATGAGTATAGTGATGTTCATCTTTACCTTAAAATATTTTTAGTATTGATACTTTTCTATGTAGTTCAGATAAAAGCTAAATTGACAAAGAAATAATTCATAAATTTGTCCCATTCATATTATAGCCTTAATATGCTGTCTGGTTAgaaaaacaacttagatttatAAGTTCGAGATTGTTGTCATATTTCACATTGTTCACATGTTGTCAAAGTGTTGCTACAAACATGCCTGCATCAGTTCTATAAGCAAACTGTTTCTACTACTAAAAAATAATGCTTTTTGTTCTGAGACTTGTTTTACAGGACATCCGGTAATTACTTAAATGAGTCACTGTATATTAGAGGAACAGTCTATACTCCTGTAACTGCATATTGTTTAATCCAGTGATTTACAGAGGTTTGTTTGTGACCCCCTAAATACAAAGCATATTTTGCTACAACATTATAGAGGATATGTCACCAGTTGTGGACattacagtggaaaaaaatggaGTATCTTACTCTTTACATTATTTAATTTGAAACTTTAAAGAGGTTAATAATGTAAAATGACTATTCAACATTGAAAAAGCAAAAACCTTAAAACTTGAGTTTACAATAATTTTCATTAACTTGCAATTAAACATAGTAGAGGTTAGGGAGTAATGGACACTCTTATGTCTTGTAGCACAGTTTATTAACACTAGCCCTTGTCATGTCAAAATAAAACCGGTATCAAACTAAAACACCAACATGCTGATAGATCACAGAAATGACTTCACAGTTGAATCTGTCTTGTGTTTGTGTATGGTTTTGACATCATTTCCCTGTGTTCCAACAAAACAGGAACACCAGACTCCCTGATGTATTATCTTGTATTTCACAAGTCGGTTTCTATGCTGGAAAAAAAACTTCCTCTCTTTTTGAAATGAGTAGGAATTTGACATTTCGCATTAAATGTCGAACGTGCAGTGTGCAATGGTGAAGTCAAGAGATTTATCCAGAACAAATGTGTACACTCCACTGAATGGATCTTGGAGATGACGTGTCACTGCCTGAGAGGATACAGATACACGAATGAGCGATGCAGCATATACTATCAGCAGTCAATTGAAAAGATGTCATTTGAATATAAAAATATTTGCTGTTGTGATCTTCACAACTGCGTTTATGTTACATTTAGTTAATAATTCTCGTCATTTTCAGCCCGTTATTGAGAATCTTACTTTTTAACGATCTTTGTTGCGGAGTGAAAGGGGCGGAGTCAAGCGGGCGCATAATCAAGATGGCCACCTTCACTGAAAGGTAAGACAAAGCGGTTCTGTTCTTTCATTGTAGATTTATCATTTGTTTCATTTAATATCTGGGTGTTGGTGGAGATATATTACTACTGTAGATATACACTCAATAATAGTGTCGGCAAAATCACTGTTTCTCCTCTACTGGGGTGTAATTCTGCTGGGAAAGTCTCGATCCCCCTCCAATTGAATTAACGGCTTTGACAGTCAGCCTCCACCGCTGTTAGCAGGGCTGGCTCCTTATCCTGCCTGTAAGTTACTAGTTAACTAACGATAACTAGTAGactgtagtctttttttttttataaggccGGTACATCATCTTTATATATTCTATTGTTAATTTAATCGATGCTGGTTTTCTGGTGTGTTCCTGATTTCCGATTGTATGCTAGCTAGTCTTCGTTAGCCGATACGTTAACTAATGCTGTAACTTGGCGTCGTTTCAAGCACATCATCCGGGTTTGACAAAGAGTGTGAATAGTGGAAATTCTCTAGTGCAGGCGTCTGGTGTAACAAGAAAATCTACGCTCTAGTGTTGCTTTAATTACGAAAATGTTAACACTTTGTAGCAGCAGCCGGAAAAGGAAACGGGATATGATTTCGCTGCTTGTATTTTTTCAACAGCCTCTCATTGTAGGACACAGCTTTCACTGCATGAAGACCAAAGTCCAATGTGTGTTTTGTATAAACTTGGGTACTGCAGTTTACTATAGTTTTACTGTTATTGGCCTCTTGAGTAATGACCCGCTTATTGCTCAACAAGCAAGAGTGGCTGAATGAAAATTAAAGTAGTGAAAGTGTAAGGAGTTTAGGtagtttattgttattattattgttgttattattaatttatttttataggATGGCTCCAGTTCTGGCGTTTTGGCTGGTTCTGTGCCTCAGTGGGACATGGGCTGTGGACAGGGGCAACTTCAAGACCTGTGACCAGAGTGCCTTCTGCAAGTGAGTCCACTGAATGAAATATGGAATAAAATTGTAGTTAACGTgctgtaaatttttttttctctgtaaaaaGCACTGATTTGTTATTGTCTTAACACGctataataaaatgtaaacagGCGTCAGCGAGCATTGAAGCCCGGAGAGTCTCCTTATCGAGCCCTGCTGGAGACCATGGAGCTGACCAACACCAGACTCACCCTGCAGCTCATCAATGACAACAACAAGGTACAGATCACTACTCACATGAAAACTACTCTGGAGCCATTTAAGATGATTATATATTTCCATGGGGAGTTATCAGTGAGCCCATATTTAAATGCCTCTGGGTGCAGTTGGTTAGAGCTGAAATCAGTAACAGCACTGGAATCTGGAATTTTGAGTCAGCTGATAAATTAAACTTCCAAGCCATATCCTGTTAGAAATACTGCAAATGTATATTTGTTATCAGCAAAGGTTTTAAGTGTAGCTGtttttctttcagtgaaaataattGCTTTAAAGATCATTCCATATCAGTAGTTGTCACCTTGGTTGTTTTAAAAGTTTTTCCACAGCGCCCCTCTGTCAGTTATCATATCGTATTGATTCAGTTTAAGAAACAGTTGTGATTGGTGTGGCCTGATGGAAGCCAGgtgcaagttttgtttttttttaacaggagcAAGGCCGGACAGACCTGACAGAGCAATTGAAACATGCACTTTCAGGGAGATGCACCTGGTTCCCAAGCTGAATGGAGCATTTCCTCATAAGCTGAGTTTCAGGCTACCAAGGaaaaagaaagcaaaagaaaTTTTCCAACCAGACTTCAATTTAAAAACCAAAAGTCTGCTGCTAAAATGTTATCTATTTGATGACAGATAACTAATTGAAATCACCTTCTGTAATACTGAATTGTATCTACTGCGATTGGCCCTTAATGGAACACtaagacttaaacttcctgttgtcttccgctCATGTTTGACTGCGTAACTTCTGTTCTCTACGGTTGTAATTGTGTTTActcatgtgcagatgtaaaagaatgaaataaatcagattaacctgtgcacatgcatgaagacatctgagtattggggagaaatgcAGGTGCtctaatccgatttctcataaaaAGATAACTGCCGTTATCTGATAAAGTGTATCAGCTTATCCTGTTTACGTGGTCACTTGAATTATATGACAActtcagaaatcagataatgatcagagttttgGTGTGCATGGAAACAGACTCACTGATTTTAAAAAAGGCCTACACTTATGAGATTATACGATGATATTTTCTCAATGTCCTTCATCACTCCTTCTGCATCTCTGTCCCTCTCACCTCTTTTGTATTTGGCTGTTAGGTGCGTCTGCTGCTGGAGCTTTACCGTCTTCAGGGAAACATAACAAGGGTGAAGATTAACGAACTGAAGCCTCTAAAGCCTCGGTATGAGGTCCCAGATGTGCTCATCAGGGAGCCACCTACTGAGCCGTAAGTCTCCAGGGGGTGTGAGGTGTGGGCGGGCACAGAGTCGGTCTTAAAACTCAAAATTAGAATAGAGTTTGTAATTCTGCTTGAGATCTGATTACTGATTATTAGTGGCAGATTAGCCTAAAGTTGCACAATTTCCTCTTGCCTTTACACTTACTCCCTAGCTTTATCAGGTAAATCTGATTTAATATATTCAGCTTTGAAGTTTATTATGATGTCTAATGAGTCTGGAGATACAAGTcaagtatattttatttatatagtccTATTAGAGTTGTGAATCCTACTTGGCTTCACTATTCAATATGATTATGATTTTCATGTCTGATTgaaatttaaaacaatttttgatGTATGTGTATTGAATTCTAAATTTTCCACATTACTGCACATATTTAGCTTTTCATTAGTTAATACAAATGGTCAATGTCCAGGGTGTCCCCCgtcttcgcccataagtagctgggataggctccagccccccccccccgtgaccctagtgaggataaagcgggttcagaaaatgaatgaatgaatacgaACAGTCAGCCGCAATGTATTTTTCAGTTGAGAAATTGCCATCTCCTCCCAGCCAAGGATATCAAACCACAAATTTGCCTAAAGGGCTTTACAATCTATACAATGCATAACATCTTTTTGTCAGTTTGACTTGGGTAAATTCCACTCAAACAATTTGTACCACAACTTTGCAGTAGATGAAAAGTAGACTATTGATTTAAAACTGTTATTTAAATGAATCCTGCCTTTCTATCCCCTCACCTCTCTGCCCCTCTTTGCCCCCCTCTGTTCCTCAGCTTATCTCTCTTGTCTCAAGACGACAATGGAGTGGTGCTGTCGCTCGGGGCGGAGTCTCAGAGGGTCATTGTCAGCGCTCGTCCCTTCCGATTGGACATCATGGAGGGGCGTGACGTGCTGATGTCACTGAATTCTCGTGGCCTGCTGGCCTTTGAGCACCTGAGGATGCGCAAGGACACGTGAGAAGCCACGCATGCACACACTTTAACAAAATACCAGCCCTCTCTTTTTTTATCTACGTCCTCACTCAGTGGATGATTCCTGTTTTTGTTCCCATGAAATGGTTTGTTTTTGAGTATTGTCTCTGACTTCGTTGTTCTGTCCTCTCTCCCTATCATCCCAGTTTCTCCTATAAAGTAACTAGCACAGTGGCTAGCGTGTGGGATAATATCAAGAGGGTTTTCTCTAGGTAAAGACCCTTAAGCTTTGTGTGTATTCTGTTCCTTGTGCTGATGCTGCCAATAGTGACATAACATGTAGGGACTCCCATCACACTAAATATTGTACTTACCCTGAGACAAGTGACTGAGAGTGAGAGACGGGAGTGGATGAGTGTGTGCATGGCAGTGATTGATATGATCAGGATTAAGTGGGTCAGTTCAACCCTGTTTATTATCTTCACATTTTGATGAATATTCTCTACAATCAAAACAGTTTAGgatgttgattattttgtgtcTTATTTCACGAAACTAAGTGAATCATGCTGATCATAAGACAATGAATTCACATGTAGAGTCTGTAGGCATAAGAGATTTGAAGTACATCCATCAGATCATTGTCTGATTTTTCTGAATCACACACCAGCGGCTCATCGAACAGACCGATCTAACACTGCAACTGCATGACTGGCTGGGTTTCCTCATTAGTTATGTTGTATAAAATGATATGTTCTGCTTGCTTAGGTCGTGGTCAGTGCTAACTGCGATAGATGGAAGCATAAGTTGTGGATCACTTTAGATAAGTGTAGTCTGTGTCCTGCGTAATAGTTCAGCCAACCCAGCTCCCAAACACCATCAGCAGCATCTCTCTTTGTGGTTATATCTGCATTTTTATTaggggtggttgtttttttttgttggactTAACTGATAAACCCTAAGATGCTTCAAAACCATCTTAGATCAGTGCATCCTGTATATGTGCAGGTAACAATAAGCCACCATAAAATCTTTAGCTGCCAAAGGCTTCTGTGAAGGAATATTGGTAATACTGGGTGATGAACTAGATGGACCAATATGTACTGATATTAACTGTGGACACCATATTGATTTGTCTGGTACACTGCCATACTGAAGTATTGTGCAAACAAACAGTTCTAATGCTTTTGTAGGTAGCAAACAATATACTATTGTTGCCTATGAGAAGTACTATGGAGCACTGTGTAGACTCCATTGAAAATGGACCCATATTAACTGTGCACGTCCTTAATAATTGCGTTTACCTTTTATCATTGATCATCCACAAATGGGCTACACTGGGACATTACAAACACAGTAGGAATCCACTCATGACAATCCCACTGTAGTCTGGTTTAGACTTATTGTAAAGAGGAGCCAAGATTAGAGTTCCATACCAGTCTGAcaacttttatgttcagtttttcctTTGTGGGAGTTTGGCACAACAAAAACAGTTTGCATTCTGCTTTTTTATTGTTTGCATGCAGTGTATTCTATGTACTTCTCACAGCGAATAAGCTGCAAACCTATGTAAAGACTCAGTTATGCAAAGAGATACCA is a genomic window of Sphaeramia orbicularis chromosome 10, fSphaOr1.1, whole genome shotgun sequence containing:
- the ints5 gene encoding LOW QUALITY PROTEIN: integrator complex subunit 5 (The sequence of the model RefSeq protein was modified relative to this genomic sequence to represent the inferred CDS: inserted 4 bases in 4 codons; deleted 19 bases in 18 codons; substituted 3 bases at 3 genomic stop codons), with product MLQLTKRCLRLFDGNPLKAIAELTHSHTAGCSECPELSQEIKSFINGVDTXQGRKLSVREHARCAVRLLRSAPGVEVAVLEHLRGVYDEHVSAFLHNLETEGDCQLWGQHHLEDIIQEVHGVLSEFICLNPRAWAPLVSAWAVDLLGQLSSKHAGRRVAPHSSSLNELLQLXCSCAATRSLMDAYSQCLAAMLAWCPDACVDALLDTSVQHSPHFDWVVAHIGSAFPGTIISRVLACGLKDFCSHGAQDQGLVVMGVDIGSRVPKIGSVVGILGHLAAHHSDSIRKELLRMFQESLTPSSPLSPTSSSTSWETSPQLRRAAVPFLLQLAAMSPNLFGAVSAELVELLRPPVLLQLQGILQGLPREELDNMLGLAVHLISQSPTGGARILRFLADTATPASVIISGPTPSPHEGVREGCDRLLQMLLLHLHKLVFNRSDGAEXQPHHSASSQAQRVIPFLEELRSHVGELCAETLRLERKRHLWLHQLLCLLSVYGGPSVATEALCQLLTQARNPEELALAWQLHTTLSSCMXVSFPAAVARSVAQIHTHTLGPRQLRQLLLNLAAAIQSQDEERKGSSRTPSLLHGKSRWALAVSGTPPXFWPLLLHGDPAVSHAAVRLLSCSPLPRTSSPAHLLLLSRAAVTHFFLALRRRGEGGKVGRDCGQASEAVNCSVLLLSXFAAYSPLTLKAVLQQLVEGALHKGNADLFGGQIADMSGAPVVSPSVSPDLGASLLDINCRFGTTVNFSGSVWSVFHAGVIGKGLKVRTSISLPDPSGVIQNIQTLVTVVVQCCSSSGLNGSSTAPRPPSDPDEPPPINAEAAKVVAVTLVENVCPDVANSELSLPPEEHARTTVERTFTYGRCFEAHPVLFPLLQVVAAGRPALCYCSAVLRGLLAXLLAHWEASREVSSTDSPWHLQASCLLVSCMGEGQLLPPVLANVHEAFPSLTPFEVRLLLLAVWEYVRGNGPMPQKFVFSSEKGGLFCRDFSRDGDVARYVAPIHSVLHKNIDRLGHLCWRFQL